GTTCCTTGGGCGGCGAGTTCAGTGATGATATCTCCGGCGCTATCGACAATGTATGTATCGTTCCCCAATCCGCCTTGGAGTTGGTCGTTTCCCAGCCCTCCATCGAGGGTGTCGTTTCCAGCTAATCCATTGAGGGTGTCGTTGCCAGCTAATCCATTGATGACATCTGCATTCGCAGTTCCCGTTAAGTTATCAGCGCCAGCAGTGCCATTAATGGGACCCGGTACTAGGGTTTTGAAGTTCCAGGTACTATTTCCAGTAATACCAGCATAATTATTGCCAGCAACATCCTTAATTGCACCGTTGGCTATTTCAACGTAGTAATCGGTGTTTGGCGCTAAATCTGCCGTTGGGTTAATCGTCAGTTGACTCCCACTCAATGAAATATTAGCAGCAGTTACCGCAATGGTTTCTACCACAGAGTTATCAGACAGTTTCTTGATGACAACATTGCCAGTGCCTTTTTGGATGGCTTCGCTGAAGTTGACAACTAAATTAGCACCAACTGCTACCGCTGTCGCATTATCAGCCGGAGTGAAAGTGCTAGCTATCGGTGGAGTTGTATCGGCCGGTGCTAGGGTTTTGAAATTCCAGGTGCTATTTCCGGTAATTCCCGCGTAGTTGTTGCCAGCAATATCCTTAATCGCACCGTTGGCTACTTCCACGTAGTAATCGGTGTTTGCCGCTAAATCTGCCGTTGGGTTAATCGTCAGTTGACTCCCACTCAATGAGATATTAGCAGCAGTTACCGCAATAGTTTCTACAACCGAATTGTCAGACAGTTTCTTGATGACAACATTGCCAGTGCCTTTTTTGATAGCTTCGCTGAAGTTGACAACTAAATTAGCACCAACTGCTACCCCTGTAGCATTATCTGCCGGAGTGAAAGTGCTAGCTATCGGTGGAGTTGTATCGGCATTGATAACTGCTCCTGTTCCTTGGAATGTATAACCAGGGGAAGCATTTTTACTACTAAAGTTGACCTTGGCGTTGCCTGTAGTAAAAGTAGGTAACGCTGTGAAGTTGGCTTTGTATAGGGTTGTAGGTGAAGCAACATTTGGCCAAGCCACACCCCCGAAATTCAGCCAAGCCACATTAATCACTTTATCAGTGGAGGAATCATTATCTTCATCTTGGGTGTCCGTCTCTGGAGTGCCGATAGTCGGTGCTACAGGAGTTGACAATACCCCAGGATTAGCAAAATCGACAAAGTTAAGCTTAGAAGAATCGTAGTGGAGTTTAAATCCGAAGGAGGATGGCAGAGTGCTGTTGTTATCTGATGTGGAATACTTGGCATCAATTGAAACTGAACTACCCGGAGCTACTTTCTGAGTGCTAGCATTCGCGCTAATACTTTGCGTAGCACCACTATTGGTAATTACGCCACTAGCATTGGCAATTGTGCTATTACTGGATGCCGGGGCTGTAGGCAGATAGGAGCTTAAGAATTGCTGAATCTGAGTCGCAGTGGTGCGAGTAGCCCCAGTACCAATGGCTCCATTTGTTAGGGTAGTACCAGTAAAACCAAACAGATATCGAGCAATCAAAATGCCGTCGGTAGCTCCCTGAGCGACACCGTTACCATCGGCATCTAGCATCGTCGTGCGACCATTTTCTAGGTAAGCCTGTATGTCTGTAGCAGTGGTGCGGGTGGCCCCAGTACCAATGGCCCCATTAGTCAGGGTGTTACCAGTAAAGCCAAACAGATTGCGAGCCATCAAAATGCCATCGGTGGCTCCCTGTGCTGCACCGTTACCATCAGCATCCAAACTGACCGGTGGCGCTAAAGTCAAGACGGCGGATGTGGGTGAAAGGCTGTATCCGGGAGAAGTGTTATTACTGCTAAAGTTGATGTTTGTCCCTGTATAGGTTGATGATGCGGTAAAGTTGGCTTTGTATAGGGTGGCCGGTAGAGGAGTATTCGGCCAAGCCACACCCCCGAAATTCAGCCAAGCTACGTTAATTACTTTATCCGTGGCTGGGTCGTTATCTTCATTCTGGGTATCCGTATCTGGAGTTCCGATGGTGGCTGCTACGGGAGTTGACAACACCCCAGGATTAGCAAAATTGACAAAGGTTAGTTGTGAGGAGTTGTAGTGCAGTTTAAATCCAAAGGAGGATGCTAGGCTGCTATTGTTATCGGATGTGGAATATTTGACATCGACTCCGACGGAGTTATTGGGCCTGAAGCCTTTGGTGGTTTGATTTCCGGCGGTAGCACTATCAAAGTCAGGTGTAATTGTCTGTAGTAGCCCACCAGCGGTAGCAGTTTGGAAATTCCAGGTGCTATTTCCGGTAATACCAGCATAATTGTTGCCAGCTAAATCTTTAATCGCACCGTTGGCTACTTCCACGTAGTAATCTGTGCCTTGTGCTAAATCTGCCGTTGGGTTAATCGTCAGTTGACTACCACTCAATGAGATATTAGCAGCAGTGACAGCGATGGTTTCTACCACAGAGTTATCAGACAGTTTTTTGATGACAACATTGCCAGTGCCTTTTTGGATAGCTTCGCTGAAGTTGACAACTAAATTAGCACCAACTGCTACTGCTATAGCATTATCTGCCGGGGTGAAACTGTTGGCTGTCGGTGGTGTGATGTCGGCGATTGCTGCGGTTTGGAAATTCCAGGTGCTATTTCCGGTAATACCAGCATAATTGTTGCCAGCTAAATCTTTAATCGCACCGTTGGCTACTTCCACGTAGTAATCTGTGCCTTGCACTAAATCCGCCGTTGGGTTAATCGTCAGTTGACTACCACTCAATGAGATATTAGCAGCAGTGACAGCGATGGTTTCTACCACAGAGTTATCAGACAGTTTCTTGAGCACAACATTGCCAGTGCCTTTTTGGATAGCTTCGCTGAAGTTGACAACTAAATTAGCACCAACTGCTACTGCTATAGCATTATCTGCCGGGGTGAAACTGCTGGCTGTCGGTGGTGTGATGTCTGCTGCTGCTGCGGTTTGGAAATTCCAGGTGCTATTTCCGGTAATACCAGCATAATTGTTGCCAGCAATATCCTTAATTGCACCGTTGGCTACTTCCACGTAGTAATCGGTGTTTGCCGCTAAATCTGCCGTAGGGTTAATCGTCAGTTGACTCCCACTCAATGAAATATTAGCAGCAGTTACCGCAATGGTTTCTACCACAGAGTTATCAGACAGTTTCTTGATGACAACATTGCCAGTGCCTTTTTGGATAGCTTCGCTGAAGTTGACAACTAAATTAGCACCAACTGCTACTGCTATAGCATTATCTGCCGGGGTGAAACTGCTGGCTGTCGGTGGTGTGATGTCGGCAGCCGGAGCAATATTCAATCGAATCGAACCTGTAGCACTCTGATAACCATCAACAGCTATTTGATAGGTTGTCCCGGCTGTCGCATTAAGGTTGATGAGGCTAGTTGCATTACCCCCTCCATCATCATTGGCATCAATCAAAGTCAGGTTATTAACCGCCGATCCCGTGAAAAGTGACAAGTAAGTATCAAAATTACTGCCCTTGGTGTCTACCACAAAAGTATTGCTACTGGGTGCTGTCCAAGACCACCACACCGAGTTAGTCGTCCCATTTTGGATAGGTTCGCCTACTTCTCCGGTGGCTCCAATATTTGAGCCGGTTGTACTCACAGGTACGCCATTTAGGACAATCCGATTAGCCAAATTATCATTCGTAACACTCAAAGCATTGTTAATGTTTAAGCGACCTCCTGAAACCGTCTTACCAGCTAAAGCGGAAATAGGGTCAGTTTTTTGCATCAGCGTGTTTTTAACTTGCTGTGCTGTCCAAGTGGGATTTTGAGACCACACCAAGGCCGCCGCCCCGGTGACATGGGGAGCAGCCATCGATGTGCCAGAGATGGTATTGTAGGTTGAGTTAGGCCAGGTGCTATAAATATCTGAACCGGGGGCGCCTAAATCTACTGTGGTGGCTCCATAGTTGGAGAAAGAGGATAGTCCATCGGTGCGAGTGGTTGAGGCAACAGAGATAATATTGGCTAGGTCGTAGTTGGCTGGATACTCAGGAGTTATGTCAGTGTTCAGTGAACTATTACCCGCCGCCGCAACGAATAAAGCTCCCTGTTGTCCGGCGGTATTGATGGCATCGGATAGGGCTTGACTGTAGCCGCCACCTCCCCAAGAGTTATTAGTAAGTTTGACTCCCTTGGCTGTTGCATAGTTAATAGCGAGAATTGCACCAGAGATATAGCCTGGACCACTATCGCTGAAAAACTTAAGTGGCATAATCTTGGCATTCCAGGCAACCCCTGTCACCCCAACGCCGTTATTGCCTTTTCCGGCAATGGTTCCCGAAACATGGGTTCCATGTCCATTCGCATCCATCGGGTTATTGTCGTTATCGGCAAAGTCCCAGCCACGAATATCATCTATATATCCGTTATTGTCGTTATCGATGCCATCTCCGGCGATTTCCCCTGGATTTTGCCAGATATTTCCCACTAAATCGGGGTGGTTGTAATCAACGCCTGTATCAATAACGCCGATAACTAAGTTGGGATTTCCCTTTTGAATATCCCATGCTTCCGGGGCGTCGATGTCTGCATCGGGGGTTCCCCCACTTTGGCCTGTGTTGTTGAGTCCCCATAATTGGGAATAACCAGGGTCATTGGGAGTTGTGGCTTGGGGGGTAATTGTCCCTAAATCTTTTTGAGCAGGATTCGTTTTTTGGACATCTTCAAGGGTGATGAGGTAATCCGGCTCTATGTATTCAAACTGTGGATTATTTTTGTAGGCGGCTATTGTTTGTTCAACTTTTCCTGAAGGAATCTGCCAAATTTCGATCCCAAGTTTTTCGGCTTGTGTGACTTTGGTGACTCCGATGTCTGCCTGCAAGTTGGTAATAGCACTGGCATTGGCGGTAGGCTTCCGTTTGACTATTAAACGATCCGATCTAAAATTTTGGTCCATAACAATTTGACTCCTACATTAATAACGAAAATTTGGTAACAGACTTTGGCAGAAAAGCTATTTGCTGTAATCTATAGCGGTTTCAGCAACATGAGATACAGCAGATTCCAATACCTCTCGGTTAAGCACAGAATTGAAGAATTCAATCTCCTAAAATACTTGCTTGCCTCGAAGCGCGATCGCCCGGGCTAATTTCCTTAACCCAGAGGTATGGGGTATCGATGGGGTCAGTTTTGCCCGCAAAGTCGATCGAGAAATAGTTGTCGTTGAGATTCCCGATAGAAGTAGTAGACATGGTGCACCTGGATTGATAATTTTTTATGGATTAAATCAGCGGGCATAGCAAAGAAATTGCCAAGCAACAGCACAACAGCGGGCGAATGCAACTGAACGAGCAAAAGTTTACAAAGTCCTTAAACTCGCTGGATTTTCGTCTGCTATTTACCTATCAGTCGTGACCCGGATTTTTTATGCGGGTTGTAATAAAACTTTACAAAAAACCTCGATCGCCTAACAATTCAACACTACCGACTAAGGAGAGTAGACTGTTCGACATTTATTTTTTTCGTATAAAAATTTTATCTGTAGCCACTTTTACACACGTAGTAAACTTTACGTATTTTTTTATACTTATTTGTTTAAGTTGATTGCGTCTGGGATACAAGAATATTATCTGGTTTGCATAAGCCAGCGCATCCGCAATATGTAGTAAAACTCTAGGCCAATTAGCTTAATTGCCCAGCAACAGCAGCCGTAGGGTGCGTCGCCATAGATAATCCCTCAATAAAAATCGACAATCTGATAGCGACGCACCTGACAAACAGGGTTGTTTCTAATCTGGGATGGCACGGTGCGTCGCTGTGAGATTGTCGCTCTTTATGCAAGACTCTTCGAGGCGACGCACCCTACGAATACTTGGCTTCTCAACCAGAATCTAGGTAAACCCGCCCGCACTCACTCAACCAGAATCTAGGTAAACGGCACTTTATCAGCTAAAAAACATCAAAGTGTAAGGGTGATTCCTGTACAAAAAATCAAAAAATCTCACCAACAATCATCCCCGCCAATATTACAAACCCAACCCAAACATTTTGGCGAAATATTTGACCGTAAACAGGCTTAGGAATATCCGTTTTTCGCAGTTGACTGTACTGCAAAAACCACAGAACTGCCGCCGCACAAATTGCTATCCAAAAACCGACGTGCAAGTGCAGATTGATTCCCATTGCTGCTAACAAACCGACGGTACCAACAAAGAAAAAACCCACAGCGTTAGTTACATTTTTTCCGAAAAATATGGCGCTGGAATTCACGCCTAAACGCAGGTCATCTTCTCTGTCGCTCATCGCGTAAACTGTATCAAATCCCATTGTCCAAAACACGACGGCTCCCCATAACAGCCAAGTTGCTAATTCTAATTTGTTGACGGCGGCACTCCAACTAATTAAAACTGCAAATCCCCAGGCTATTGATAATACTAATTGCGGCACTGGAAAAAATCTTTTTGCTAGGGGATAGCAGATAATTATCGGTACAGCCGCAACGCACAACCAGAAACTTAAAGGATTGAGATAAAGTGCAAGAATCGCCGCGCAAGCAAAGGAGATTAAGGCAACTCCTATTCCAGTTTGCACGGTGAGGGCGCGGGATGCTAGCGGGCGCGATCGCGTTCTTTCTACTTCTGGATCGATATCGCGATCCCACAAGTCGTTAATCACGCATCCGGCGGCACTTGTGGCTAGGGTGCCCAATACGATCACACCGACTAATGCAGCAGGCGGTCTCCCGTGTGCTGCTAAAAAGACGGCCCACAGGGCTGGTATCATTAAAATTAGCCTTCCTGCTGGTTTGTCCCACCTCAAAAGCTTTGCGACTGTTAGCAATGTGGATTCGGTTGGGCGATCGGACTCTTGAAGCATTTTAATCTCTAGATTTTAGGTTTTTAACTTTAAATCTTATCAAATTTTAGGCAGAATTACCTCATACAGGAGATTTCAGGTCGATCGAGTACACATCAAAAACCCGGAGGGCGGGCACGGGGGCACCGCCCCTACTGCAAACCGATTTTTTTGTACTTTACTTACCTGAAGAACTAGGTAAAAGTCTTATCCACTCAGCAGTTCCCGATTTTTGTTGATTTAATATGATGCTTAACTGGATTCGTGAAATAATCATAAATATCTGTCAACCCTGATACACTCCTATGGTTAATTCACTTGCTGCTGCGGAGTCAAATCGTATTATTGCCGCTATTGATATGGGTACTAACTCGTTTCACATGGTGGTGGCGCGCATCGATCCGAAATTGCCTGCGTTTGCGATTATTGCTAGAGAAAAAGATACGGTTCGGTTGGGCGACTGTGAGGCTAAAACAGGGTGTTTGAAGTCTGAGGTTATGGAAAGGGCGATCGCCACTTTGCGCCGTTTTCAAGATATTGCTAAAACTTTTAATGCTGAACAAGTCATCGCTGTAGCTACGAGTGCGGTTCGAGAAGCCCCTAACGGGCGCGATTTCCTCAAACAAGTTACTGACGAATTAGACTTGAATGTGAGCTTGATTTCAGGACAAGAAGAAGCCCGGAGAATTTATCTCGGCGTGCTTTCTGGGATGGAATTTAACAATCAATCCCAGGTAATTATTGATATTGGTGGCGGTTCTACCGAGTTGATTTTAGGAGATAGTTCGGAACCGCGCTGTCTCACGAGTACCAAAATTGGTGCTGTGCGCTTAACAGGAGAATTTGTCAAAACTGACCCGATTAGCCGGGAGGAGTTTGCCTATTTGCAAGCTTATATTCGGATTTCGCTGGAAAGACCGATCGACGAATTGCGATCGCAGTTCAAGATAGGCGAAGAGTTGCGCTTGATCGGTACTGCGGGAACGATCGAAACTTTGGCTGCAATTAACGCTCGCGAAAAGTTGGGAACAGTGCCCAGCCCGCTAGCTGGATATCAGTTAAGTTTAAAGGATTTGCGCGATTTAGTCAATCGTTTCCGCAAACTTTCCTACTCCGAAAGGCTGGCCATTCCGGGAATGTCGGACAAGCGGGCGGAAATTATTCTGGCGGGCGCTTTGATTTTGCAGGAAGCGATGATACTCTTAGACATGGAATCGCTCACGGTGTGCGATCGATCTTTGAGAGAAGGCGTCATTGTTGACTGGATGCTAAGCCGCGGTTTGATAGAAAACCGCTTGCGCTATCAAGGTTCAATCCGCCAGCGCAGCGTTATGCACATGGCCGAAAAATATCAAGTTAACTTAGAACAAAGCCAAAGAACCGCAGAATTTGCGCTGAATTTGTTCGACCAAACCCAAGGAATTCTGCACAATTGGGGCAGCGAAGAACGCGAGTTGCTGTGGGCGGCATCGATTCTGCACAACAGCGGTTTGTACGTCAGTCATTCGGCACACCACAAGCATTCTTACTATTTAATTCGCAATGGTGAATTATTGGGCTACACTGAAACCGAGATTGAAGTAATTGCCAATATAGCTCGCTATCACCGCAAAAATCCTCCTAAAAAGAAGCACGATAATTTTGTAATTCTTCCGAAAAAATACCGGGAAGTTGTTAGTAAATTGCATCCTTTTCTGCGGTTAGCCGTAGCGTTGGACAGGCGGCAAATTGGCGCGATTGCTGATTTTAAATGCGAACACCGCCCGGAAGTTCGAGAATTTCACTTGCGGCTGGAGCCTCTCACTCCTGGGGACGATTGCGCTTTAGAAATGTGGAGTTTGGATTATAAAAAGCCGTGTTTTGAGGATGAATACAATCTCAAATTAGTCGCAACTTTAGAGCCGACTTTGGTTACAGTTTAAATACCAGCCAGAGCAACTGTAAGGTGCGTCAGGGGAAAAAATCAGGAAAGTGAGAAAAAATGCAGCCCTGACGCACCCGACAATAACGACAATAACCAACCGTAGGGTGCGTCAAGCGAAAAAATCAAGAAAGTGAGAAAAAATTTAGTCCTGACGCACCCGACAATAACGACAATAACCAACCGTAGGGTGCGTCAGGGGAAAAAATCAGGAAAGTGAGAAAAAATGCAGCCCTGACGCACCCGACAATAACGACAATAACCAACCGTAGCAGCCCTGACGCACCCGACAATAACGACAATAACCAACCATAGGGTGCGTCAAGCGAAAAAATCAAGAAAGTGAGAAAAAATGCAGCCCTGACGCACCCGACAATAACGACAATAACCAACCGTAGGGTGCGTCAGCCGAAGATCATCTGTCTGTCGTCACAACATTCACTCCTGACGCACCCTACAATAACAAACCGTAGGGTGCGTCAGGCAAAAAAATCAAGAATGTGAGAAAAGATACAGCCCTGACGCACCCGACAATAACAAACCGTAGGGTGCGTCAGGCAAAAAATCAAGAATGTAAGAAAAGATACAGCCCTGACGCACCCAACAATAACGACAATAATAAACCGTAGGGTGCGTCAAGCGAAAAAATCAAGAAAGTGAGAAAAAATTCACTCCTGACGCACCAGACAATAACCAACCGTAGGGTGCGTCAGGCAAAAAAATCAGAAATGTGAGAAAAGATACAGCCCTGACGCACCCGACAATAACGACAATAACTAACTCAATCTTATGTCGAACTACCGAAGAACCAACATACCAGGAGCAACCTACTTTTTCACCCAAGTCACTTATCAAAGAATTCCTTGGTTATGTCGCGATATTGCTCGCGAATCTTTACGAAAATCCCTCCTCCGAGTCCAGCGACTTTACCCTTTTTCAATTGATGCAATTGTTCTATTGCCAAATCACATACATTGTATTTGGACGCTACCAGCCCGTGATAACAACTATGCAACTCGTTGGCGATTCATTAAAACCTTTGTCACTCATGAATGCGCTAACCAATTAGGAATAAAAGCCGAAATCAGCCAATCTCGACAAAAACGTAAAGAAAGAAATCTTTGGCAACGAAGATTTTGGGAACATTTAATTAGAGATGAAGCAGACTATGCTAATCATTGCAATTATATTCATTACAATCCAGTCAAACATGGTTTATGTCATTCGCCCAAAGATTGGCAATATTCTAGTTTCCATCGATTTGTTGCCGAAAGCATTTATCCTGAAGATTGGGGAGCAAATGACATCCCAGATATTCCGGCACATATCGGTCACGAGTAGTCTGTAGGGTGCGTCAGCCGAAGATTCTCTGTCTATCGTTAAAAATTTTTACAACTGACGCACCCTACAATAACTTACCCTCGGGTGCGTCAGACGGAGATTATCTGTCTATCGTTAAAAATTTTTACAACTGACGCACCCTACTATAACTAACCGTAGGGTGCGTCAGACGCAGATTATCTGTCTCTCGTCAAGATATTTTACAACTGACGCACCCTACCATAACTACAATAACTAACCGTAGGGTGGGTCAGACGGAGATTATCTGTCTATCGTTAAAAATTTTTACAACTGACGCACCCTACTATAACTACAATAACTAACCGTAGGGTGCGTCAGGTGAAGATTATCTGTCTATCGTCAACATATTTTCCAACTGACGCACCCTACAATAACTACAATAATCGCCCATTTCAACAATTTCAACATAAAATAGACAAATGTCCAATCCTTTACTTTCCCTCAACTACGAGCCCGCCCTCGAATCCCTCGGCGGCGACTACTTCGATGAAGTCCCGGCGGCCGACTTTCCGCAGCACATCCTCCGCTTCCGCAACGACCAATTATTGCCCACCTTGGGTTTAGATCCCGCACAAGTAACCGACGAAGATTTCATCCAAGCATTCGGCAAATTTCACTGCGTGCGTCCCTTTCTCGCACTCCGCTATCACGGCTATCAATTCAACGAATATAACCCGAATTTAGGCGACGGTAGAGGCTTTTTGTACGGTCAAGTTCGCGGTACTGATGGCAGACTTTACGATTTCGGTACTAAAGGTTCCGGTCGCACTCCCTACTCGCGCAGCGCTGATGGTAGACTCACTCTCAAAGGGGGAGTTCGCGAAGTTTTGGCCGCCGAAGCTTTGCACCGATTGGGAGTTCGGACATCTCGCTGTTTTAGTTTAGTTGAAACTGGGGATGCTTTGTGGCGAGGCGATGAACCTTCTCCGACGCGATCGTCTGTGATGGTGCGTTTTAGCCACTCTCACATCCGATTTGGCACTTTTGAAAGACTAAATTATATCCGCCGCCCGGATTTAATTAAAAAACTTTTAGATTTTGTAATTGAATATTATTATCCTGAGATTCATTTAGAATCTAGCAATTCTGGTGTTTCGCCTGCGGAAAAGTATGCGCTTTTTTATGCGGATTTAGTCAAGCGTGTAGCTGAATTGGTCGCTCAGTGGATGGCGGCAGGTTTTTGCCACGCTGTGCTGAATACTGATAATATGTCGATTACTGGTGAAAGTTTTGATTACGGGCCTTTTGCGTTTATTCCAACTTATGACCCGAAATTTACAGCGGCTTATTTTGACTATTACGGTCTTTATTGTTACGGGAATCAACCGTTTATTTGTCACGGGAATTTGGAGAAGCTTCAGCAACCGCTAGCAGCCGCTATTCCTCAAGCTGATATGGATGCTGCTTTGGCTAAGTTTGGTGAGTATTATAATGCTGCTTACCGCCAGTTGATGCTGCGTAGATTGGGCTTTGAGGATTTGCCTGAGGCGGATGGTGATGAGCTTTTGAAGCTGACAATTAAGATGCTGGCGGAGTCTCAAGTTGGTTATCACGATTTCTTTTGGGAGTTGCGGAGACAGTTCCATCGCAGTTGGCGAGATGATGTCAATCAAATTTTTAGCGAAGCGGAATCAACGGAATTGCTAGCACCTTGGGCGCAGTTTTATTGTCACGTTTTGCAAACTTTGTCGGCGGATGATATGGACAAGATGACTCAGATATTGTGCAAGCATAATCCTGAACAATCGCTGTTGAGGCCGACGATTGAGGCTGTTTGGGAACCCATTGCTCTTGAGGATAATTGGCAACCTTTTTATGATTTGGTTGAGCGAATTCAAAATCCAGAGGGTTGATATACACTAATCAAAAAGGTTTGTAGTGAGGACTTTAGTCCTCTGGAAAGAGCGGACTAAAGTCCTCACTACGAGCCTATGAAAAAGGTTTGTAGTGAGGACTTTAGTCCTCTGGAAAGAGCGGACTAAAGTCCTCACTACGAGCCTATGAAAGCCTATGAAAAAGGTTTGTAGTGAGGACTTTAGTCCTCTGGAAAGAGCGGACTAAAGTCCTCACTACGAGCCTATGAAAAAGGTTTGTAGTGAGGACTTTAGTCCTCTGGAAAGAGCGGACTAAAGTCCTCACTACGAGCCTATGAAAAAGGTTTGTAGTGAGGACTTTAGTCCTCTGGAAAGAGCGGACTAAAGTCCTCACTACGAACCAGGGTGATGATTATTTGAGTTTGTCAATTTCAAATTGTGCGTCTTTGTAACCGCCAGTAAGTCCTTGATCGAGAAAGATTTTGCCCGCTTTTTCTAAGTCGCTAATTGCTCCTGCTTTGTCTCCCAAGGAGCGGCGCACCATTGCTCTACCGTAGTAAGCAGCAGCATAATTTGGATTGATCCGAATGGCTTGCACGTAATCGGCGATCGCACTATTGGAATTATTTAACTGCTGGTAAACCTTCGCCCGATTGGCGTAGGCTTCCGCATCGTTGGGATTGAGCGCGATTGCTGCGGTAAAATCTGCGATCGCCCCTTGGTTGTCTCCCGCTGCGTTGCGAGCCAAACCACGATTGCTCAAAGCATTATAATCATTGGGATTTATTGTCACCGCTTGAGTACAATCGGCAATTGCTTTTGGATAATCCTTTAAGTTTAAATAAGCTATGCAGCGATTGTTGTAAGCAACCGCATCTCGATCGCTCAGCGAAATTGCCTGACTGCAATCGTCAATTGCCGCTTGATACGCTGCCAAATTCAACTGCGTGCTGCAACGATTAGCGTAAGCATCTCCACTCTTGGGGTCGATCGCAATTACTTGAGAATAATCTGCCAAAGCTCCCTGATAATCTCCTAGGTGAAAGCGCGCTCTCCCCCGACTGTAGAAAGCTTTAGCATCCTTAGCATCGAGCTTAATTGCCTCAGTATAATCTCCAATCGCGCCCTGCAAATCGCTGCTCCCAGCCCGAGCCAACCCCCGCGAACTATAAGCTTTACCCAGGTTTGGCTGCAACCGAATTACTTCGGTAAAATCCCCAATTGCCGCCTTGTAATCTTGGATTTCTAAATAAGAAACTCCTCTTTCATAATAGGCATCAACATCGTTGGGCTGGAGCTTCAAAACCTGACTAAAATCCTCAATCGCTCCGCGCTTGTCGTTAAAGTCATGACGGGCTAGCCCCCGGTTAAAATAAGCCTTAAAATAGTTAGGATTCAGAGCTATCGTCTGAGAATAATCGGCAATTGCTTCTTGATATTTTTGTAAATCATAATTAGCATTACCCCGTTGATAAAAACTTTCAGCATTGTTAGGATTTAATTGAATAGACTTATTAAAAGCCTGCAAAGCTGCCGCCGCATCTTTATTGCGAGACTTTGCTAGTCCTTGTTCGTAATATTCCTGAGCTTTAATCGGATTCGGGCGGCTGCAATAGGTAAACAGAAATACCAGGGCGATGGCGCCGCAGCTAGCCAAAATCAGCCACCAAAAGCGCGTTCCCAAACGTGACAAATAACTATCAGCAGACAATAAGCTCGCAGAACTACTTTTCTTTTGAGCCGTATTCCCCGGCTCTAGCCGATGCCTCAGCTTGCTGAGAGCGGCCAAAACTTCATCAGCAGA
This sequence is a window from Microcoleus sp. bin38.metabat.b11b12b14.051. Protein-coding genes within it:
- a CDS encoding 4-hydroxybenzoate solanesyltransferase; translated protein: MLQESDRPTESTLLTVAKLLRWDKPAGRLILMIPALWAVFLAAHGRPPAALVGVIVLGTLATSAAGCVINDLWDRDIDPEVERTRSRPLASRALTVQTGIGVALISFACAAILALYLNPLSFWLCVAAVPIIICYPLAKRFFPVPQLVLSIAWGFAVLISWSAAVNKLELATWLLWGAVVFWTMGFDTVYAMSDREDDLRLGVNSSAIFFGKNVTNAVGFFFVGTVGLLAAMGINLHLHVGFWIAICAAAVLWFLQYSQLRKTDIPKPVYGQIFRQNVWVGFVILAGMIVGEIF
- a CDS encoding Ig-like domain-containing protein, which produces MDQNFRSDRLIVKRKPTANASAITNLQADIGVTKVTQAEKLGIEIWQIPSGKVEQTIAAYKNNPQFEYIEPDYLITLEDVQKTNPAQKDLGTITPQATTPNDPGYSQLWGLNNTGQSGGTPDADIDAPEAWDIQKGNPNLVIGVIDTGVDYNHPDLVGNIWQNPGEIAGDGIDNDNNGYIDDIRGWDFADNDNNPMDANGHGTHVSGTIAGKGNNGVGVTGVAWNAKIMPLKFFSDSGPGYISGAILAINYATAKGVKLTNNSWGGGGYSQALSDAINTAGQQGALFVAAAGNSSLNTDITPEYPANYDLANIISVASTTRTDGLSSFSNYGATTVDLGAPGSDIYSTWPNSTYNTISGTSMAAPHVTGAAALVWSQNPTWTAQQVKNTLMQKTDPISALAGKTVSGGRLNINNALSVTNDNLANRIVLNGVPVSTTGSNIGATGEVGEPIQNGTTNSVWWSWTAPSSNTFVVDTKGSNFDTYLSLFTGSAVNNLTLIDANDDGGGNATSLINLNATAGTTYQIAVDGYQSATGSIRLNIAPAADITPPTASSFTPADNAIAVAVGANLVVNFSEAIQKGTGNVVIKKLSDNSVVETIAVTAANISLSGSQLTINPTADLAANTDYYVEVANGAIKDIAGNNYAGITGNSTWNFQTAAAADITPPTASSFTPADNAIAVAVGANLVVNFSEAIQKGTGNVVLKKLSDNSVVETIAVTAANISLSGSQLTINPTADLVQGTDYYVEVANGAIKDLAGNNYAGITGNSTWNFQTAAIADITPPTANSFTPADNAIAVAVGANLVVNFSEAIQKGTGNVVIKKLSDNSVVETIAVTAANISLSGSQLTINPTADLAQGTDYYVEVANGAIKDLAGNNYAGITGNSTWNFQTATAGGLLQTITPDFDSATAGNQTTKGFRPNNSVGVDVKYSTSDNNSSLASSFGFKLHYNSSQLTFVNFANPGVLSTPVAATIGTPDTDTQNEDNDPATDKVINVAWLNFGGVAWPNTPLPATLYKANFTASSTYTGTNINFSSNNTSPGYSLSPTSAVLTLAPPVSLDADGNGAAQGATDGILMARNLFGFTGNTLTNGAIGTGATRTTATDIQAYLENGRTTMLDADGNGVAQGATDGILIARYLFGFTGTTLTNGAIGTGATRTTATQIQQFLSSYLPTAPASSNSTIANASGVITNSGATQSISANASTQKVAPGSSVSIDAKYSTSDNNSTLPSSFGFKLHYDSSKLNFVDFANPGVLSTPVAPTIGTPETDTQDEDNDSSTDKVINVAWLNFGGVAWPNVASPTTLYKANFTALPTFTTGNAKVNFSSKNASPGYTFQGTGAVINADTTPPIASTFTPADNATGVAVGANLVVNFSEAIKKGTGNVVIKKLSDNSVVETIAVTAANISLSGSQLTINPTADLAANTDYYVEVANGAIKDIAGNNYAGITGNSTWNFKTLAPADTTPPIASTFTPADNATAVAVGANLVVNFSEAIQKGTGNVVIKKLSDNSVVETIAVTAANISLSGSQLTINPTADLAPNTDYYVEIANGAIKDVAGNNYAGITGNSTWNFKTLVPGPINGTAGADNLTGTANADVINGLAGNDTLNGLAGNDTLDGGLGNDQLQGGLGNDTYIVDSAGDIITELAAQGTDEVLSSVTYTLPVEVENLTLTGTVAINGTGNGLANTITGNTANNTLNGGAGNDTLIGSAGNDIYVVDSAGDVVTEAANAGTDTVQSSVTYTLPVNVENLTLTGTAAINGTGNGLANTITGNTANNTIDGDAGQDTLTGSAGVDTFIFRFGQSSVSASDRITDFAIGSDKIDLLTQGGAAMNAPSSFSRAANSTATTLQDMVAQVFTDANGALAGNQAFGTNSASLVVATNASIAGTYLVINDGIAGFQASNDLIVNLTGYSGTLPPLGTITVTSFFV